One Chitinispirillales bacterium genomic window carries:
- a CDS encoding 7-carboxy-7-deazaguanine synthase QueE, whose product MLNVNEIFVSIQGEGTRTGKLCTFVRLSGCSFGCYYCDTKYVNFEAEKKYSIEELTEIIKNFGGNLVEITGGEPLEQNETPILAEKLLENGFEVLIETNGSKDISILHRKVVKIVDVKLPWVGQKDNFLYKNLRYLTQNDELKFVIDGFDGYNWAKNFIENHEVVSEIIFSPCIEKIDPNVLADMIIKDKLNVRFGLQIHKILWKDKRGV is encoded by the coding sequence ATGCTTAACGTAAATGAAATTTTCGTATCGATACAAGGGGAGGGGACACGTACCGGTAAATTATGTACGTTTGTGCGGCTTTCCGGTTGTTCTTTCGGATGTTATTACTGTGATACAAAATATGTGAATTTCGAAGCGGAAAAAAAATATTCTATTGAAGAATTAACTGAAATAATTAAAAATTTTGGCGGGAATCTTGTGGAAATAACGGGCGGAGAGCCGCTTGAGCAAAATGAAACACCGATTCTTGCCGAAAAATTGCTTGAAAACGGATTTGAAGTTTTAATTGAAACGAACGGAAGCAAAGATATTTCGATTTTGCACAGGAAAGTTGTAAAAATAGTCGATGTAAAATTACCTTGGGTTGGGCAAAAAGATAATTTTTTATACAAAAATCTTAGGTATTTGACTCAAAACGACGAGTTGAAATTCGTTATAGATGGATTTGACGGCTATAACTGGGCGAAAAATTTTATTGAAAACCATGAGGTCGTAAGTGAAATCATATTTTCTCCCTGCATAGAAAAAATTGATCCGAACGTTTTGGCGGATATGATAATAAAAGACAAATTAAATGTACGATTCGGTTTGCAAATTCATAAAATTTTGTGGAAAGACAAGAGAGGGGTATGA
- a CDS encoding DUF1343 domain-containing protein has product MVITGLAQLAYNLEKYVGKKRIAVLCHAASVDEKLNHIIEILQKKNVKISAIFGPQHGLFGQTQDNMIEWENQSELEVNRQKVYSLYGQTRTPTDEMLEKIDCLIVDLQDIGARPYTYVWTLKECCKVCEKLGIEILVLDRPNPIGFFDEEGAVLQKEFFSFVGGAQIRMIHKKTIGQIAKMFKDVYFQRLNLNVIEMKNYDINMKFEETKLPWVMPSPNMSTIDTALVYSGQVLLETTNISEGRGTCKPFEFFGAPFIKPKEFIETFNKFKIEDCVLRRHDFIPTFNKYSGFDNRVCGKTDEKTLQKYNCVGFQIHITNLMKFHPVKTSVAILKSIALTSPDDFALNPPPYEYEYKNMPIDIVWGNSQLRKFLFDSSLETYEFMNEIC; this is encoded by the coding sequence ATGGTAATTACCGGTTTGGCGCAATTAGCGTATAATCTTGAAAAATATGTCGGAAAAAAAAGAATCGCTGTTTTATGTCATGCGGCGTCGGTCGATGAAAAACTAAATCATATAATTGAAATTTTACAGAAAAAAAATGTGAAAATATCGGCGATTTTCGGACCGCAGCACGGACTTTTTGGACAAACGCAGGACAATATGATAGAATGGGAAAACCAAAGCGAATTAGAGGTCAATAGGCAAAAAGTTTATTCTCTCTACGGGCAAACAAGAACGCCTACAGACGAAATGCTTGAAAAAATCGACTGTTTAATTGTGGATTTACAGGACATAGGCGCACGTCCATACACTTACGTCTGGACACTGAAAGAATGCTGCAAAGTTTGCGAAAAACTCGGCATTGAAATTTTGGTTCTAGACAGACCAAATCCTATAGGTTTCTTTGACGAAGAAGGTGCGGTTTTACAGAAAGAATTTTTTAGTTTTGTCGGAGGCGCACAAATTAGAATGATTCACAAGAAAACAATCGGACAAATAGCGAAAATGTTTAAGGACGTTTATTTTCAGCGCCTGAATTTAAACGTTATCGAAATGAAAAATTACGATATAAACATGAAATTTGAAGAAACAAAACTTCCTTGGGTTATGCCGTCGCCGAATATGTCTACAATTGATACCGCTCTTGTTTATTCCGGGCAGGTTTTACTTGAAACTACAAATATTTCGGAAGGACGGGGAACCTGTAAGCCGTTTGAATTTTTCGGCGCGCCGTTTATCAAACCCAAAGAGTTTATTGAAACATTTAATAAATTCAAAATTGAAGATTGTGTCTTGCGGCGGCATGATTTTATTCCGACATTTAACAAATATTCAGGATTTGACAATCGAGTTTGTGGGAAAACAGATGAAAAAACATTGCAAAAATATAACTGCGTGGGCTTTCAAATTCACATTACGAATTTAATGAAATTTCATCCCGTCAAAACGAGCGTCGCGATACTGAAATCCATCGCGTTGACTTCGCCCGACGATTTTGCGCTCAACCCGCCGCCTTACGAATACGAATACAAAAATATGCCGATTGATATTGTGTGGGGAAATTCGCAACTGCGAAAATTTTTGTTTGATTCCTCGCTTGAAACATACGAATTTATGAATGAAATTTGTTAA
- a CDS encoding glycine--tRNA ligase: MMADPRQEKIALIASLAKRRGFIYQSSEIYGGLRGCWDYGPMGAELKKNVKNAWWRSVVTKHGNVYGHDSSIIMHPRVWEASGHLSGFSDPLVECLLTGSRFRQDQLEPESGTVFEFCGAKSTINGKQCNDFYKVLARNKGEFDKAKKTAREFYSVKRGIEKPELLGEKSCEIKDSVGEFNPDNGGQLSEARNFNLMLKTFLGPAEDSSTTVYLRPETAQGIFVNFVNVQQASRAKIPFGIAQIGKSFRNEITPKNFTFRTREFEQMELEFFCKPGSDEEWHEKWKNERMQWYLDYGIKKENLRFYDHPKEKLAHYAKSCSDIEYLFPFKAQPEWGELEGIANRTDFDLKTHSEFSGKALSYFDEETKEHYTPYVIEPSAGGDRATLAFLLDAYSEEGENEEKRVLLKLHPCLAPVKVAVLPLVKKEGMPEIAEKLYGEFLDDDVSAQIDINSSIGKRYARQDEIGTPWCITIDGDTVGNGTVTIRDRDSKEQEKIALCDAVNYISQKLKKSRP, from the coding sequence ATGATGGCAGACCCAAGACAGGAGAAAATTGCGCTGATTGCGTCTTTGGCAAAACGCAGAGGATTTATTTATCAATCAAGCGAAATATACGGCGGGTTACGTGGATGCTGGGATTACGGACCGATGGGTGCGGAACTCAAAAAAAACGTCAAAAACGCGTGGTGGCGAAGCGTGGTTACAAAACACGGCAACGTTTACGGGCATGATTCGTCTATTATTATGCACCCAAGAGTTTGGGAAGCGAGCGGACATTTGTCGGGATTTTCAGACCCGCTCGTGGAATGTTTGCTTACCGGCAGCAGATTCCGTCAAGACCAGTTGGAGCCCGAAAGCGGAACAGTCTTTGAATTTTGCGGTGCAAAATCTACGATTAACGGCAAGCAATGCAACGATTTCTACAAGGTTTTGGCGCGAAACAAAGGCGAGTTCGATAAAGCCAAAAAGACTGCGCGTGAATTTTATTCCGTCAAACGCGGTATAGAAAAGCCGGAACTTTTGGGCGAGAAATCCTGCGAAATCAAAGACAGCGTCGGCGAATTTAATCCTGATAACGGCGGACAGTTAAGTGAAGCAAGAAACTTTAATTTAATGTTAAAAACTTTTCTTGGACCCGCCGAAGATTCTTCTACGACCGTGTATCTTCGTCCCGAAACCGCACAGGGAATTTTCGTGAATTTCGTTAACGTTCAGCAAGCGTCGCGTGCAAAAATCCCGTTTGGAATCGCGCAAATCGGCAAATCGTTCAGAAACGAAATCACTCCGAAAAATTTTACGTTTCGCACACGGGAATTTGAGCAGATGGAGTTGGAATTCTTTTGCAAACCCGGCAGTGACGAAGAATGGCACGAAAAATGGAAAAACGAGCGGATGCAGTGGTATTTGGATTACGGGATAAAAAAAGAAAATCTGCGTTTTTACGACCATCCCAAAGAAAAACTCGCTCATTATGCGAAAAGTTGCTCGGATATCGAATATTTATTTCCGTTCAAAGCGCAGCCTGAATGGGGAGAATTGGAAGGAATCGCAAATCGGACAGATTTCGACCTCAAAACTCACAGTGAATTTTCGGGGAAAGCGCTTTCGTATTTTGATGAAGAAACTAAAGAACATTATACTCCGTATGTCATCGAACCGTCTGCGGGCGGCGACAGAGCGACTTTGGCGTTTTTGCTTGACGCTTACAGTGAAGAGGGCGAAAATGAAGAAAAAAGAGTACTGCTAAAACTTCATCCGTGTCTTGCTCCGGTGAAAGTTGCGGTGTTGCCTTTAGTGAAAAAAGAGGGTATGCCTGAAATTGCCGAAAAACTTTACGGTGAATTTCTTGACGATGATGTCAGTGCACAAATTGATATTAACTCGTCCATAGGCAAGCGTTACGCCCGTCAAGACGAAATCGGTACGCCGTGGTGTATAACGATTGACGGCGACACTGTAGGCAACGGGACGGTGACTATTAGGGATCGCGACAGTAAAGAACAGGAAAAAATCGCTTTGTGTGACGCGGTAAATTACATTTCGCAAAAGTTAAAGAAATCAAGACCTTAA